One part of the Candidatus Methylomirabilota bacterium genome encodes these proteins:
- a CDS encoding LemA family protein: MKTGLIVLGVVILIVIGAIGWAVGINNQLVGQEQLVNEKWAQVQNVYQRRADLIPNLVETVKGYAAQERTVLEEVTKARASVAGIKATPELVNDPAAFQKFQQAQAELGGALSRLLVTVEKYPDLKSNQNFLALQSQLEGTENRIAVERMRYSEAVRDYNTRIRLFPGSLVASLRGFKEKAYFEATPGSQEPPKVKF; the protein is encoded by the coding sequence ATGAAAACAGGACTGATCGTGCTCGGGGTCGTCATCCTGATCGTCATCGGCGCCATCGGCTGGGCCGTCGGCATCAACAACCAGCTCGTGGGGCAGGAGCAGCTGGTCAACGAGAAGTGGGCGCAGGTGCAGAACGTCTATCAGCGCCGCGCCGACCTCATCCCGAACCTGGTGGAGACCGTGAAGGGCTACGCGGCCCAGGAGCGCACCGTCCTCGAAGAGGTGACCAAGGCACGCGCCAGCGTGGCCGGCATCAAGGCCACCCCCGAGCTGGTCAACGACCCGGCCGCCTTCCAGAAGTTCCAGCAGGCCCAGGCCGAGCTGGGCGGCGCGCTGAGCCGGCTGCTCGTCACCGTCGAGAAGTATCCCGACCTCAAGTCCAACCAGAACTTCCTGGCCCTGCAGAGCCAGCTCGAGGGCACCGAGAACCGCATCGCGGTGGAGCGCATGCGCTACAGCGAGGCGGTGCGCGACTACAACACGCGGATCCGCCTCTTCCCGGGGAGCCTGGTGGCCTCGCTGCGCGGGTTCAAGGAGAAGGCCTACTTCGAGGCCACGCCGGGGAGCCAGGAGCCCCCGAAGGTGAAGTTCTAA
- a CDS encoding NADH-quinone oxidoreductase subunit C — MTAAARGESTTDLGAVAASLERRLGGRLAEARVVRARELHCRVEPGQVRRLAEALRDDHGAELRLMVGHDRRAVAGRFEVAYLFAHSAANWFVHAVLWVPAEHPSLPSLATFHHPASLFEREIHDLFGIAAAGHPDPRPLVRHAFWPADYFPLRKDAESREFHDDGRAFPFTEVGGEGVYEIPVGPVHAGVIEPGHFRFSVVGETIIDMKSRLYFTHKGTEKLFEGRAPADGLELAERVSGDTTVGHALAFCQALEAGTGTAVPERARWLRVILLEMERLYNHVADFGMIANDTGYAVAHSHCFRIRERLLRLNRRLTGNRLLRGGIRPGGVGFDLPSDLDLAAEVDSALRDFEEIAALSLRNTMVMDRLEGTGALATSIARDHGVLGYVARASGIDADARRDHPFAAYRDLEVRVPVHQAGDVKARTLVRLEEARESARLIREAVPRLPAGPRVAPLGPLPAFEPAFALVEGWRGGILHWVMADEAGRLHRVKIMDPSFLNWRPLSHALLRNIVPDFPLCNKSFNQSYSGNDL; from the coding sequence ATGACGGCAGCGGCGCGAGGCGAGAGCACGACGGACCTGGGCGCGGTCGCGGCGAGCCTGGAGCGCCGCCTGGGCGGCCGGCTGGCCGAGGCCCGTGTGGTTCGCGCGCGCGAGCTCCATTGCCGCGTGGAGCCGGGCCAGGTCCGGCGCCTGGCCGAAGCGCTGCGGGACGACCACGGCGCGGAGCTGCGGCTGATGGTCGGGCACGACCGGCGGGCCGTCGCCGGCCGCTTCGAGGTGGCGTACCTCTTCGCCCACTCCGCCGCGAACTGGTTCGTCCACGCGGTGCTGTGGGTGCCCGCGGAGCACCCGAGCCTGCCGTCGCTCGCCACCTTCCACCATCCGGCCTCGCTCTTCGAGCGCGAGATCCACGACCTGTTCGGCATCGCGGCCGCGGGCCATCCGGATCCTCGCCCGTTGGTGCGCCACGCCTTCTGGCCGGCCGACTACTTTCCGCTCCGGAAGGACGCGGAGAGCCGCGAGTTCCACGACGACGGCCGCGCCTTTCCATTCACCGAGGTGGGCGGCGAAGGCGTGTACGAGATCCCGGTGGGGCCGGTGCACGCCGGCGTGATCGAGCCCGGCCACTTCCGGTTCAGCGTGGTGGGCGAGACCATCATCGACATGAAGTCGCGCCTCTACTTCACCCACAAGGGCACCGAGAAGCTCTTCGAGGGCCGCGCGCCGGCCGACGGCCTCGAGCTGGCCGAGCGCGTCTCGGGCGACACCACCGTCGGGCACGCGCTGGCGTTCTGCCAGGCCCTGGAGGCGGGGACGGGGACGGCGGTGCCAGAGCGCGCGCGCTGGCTGCGGGTGATCCTGCTGGAGATGGAGCGGCTCTACAATCACGTGGCCGACTTCGGCATGATCGCCAACGACACCGGCTACGCGGTGGCGCACTCGCACTGCTTCCGGATCCGCGAGCGCTTGCTCCGTCTCAACCGGCGGCTGACCGGCAACCGCCTGCTTCGAGGGGGGATTCGACCCGGCGGGGTCGGATTCGATCTGCCCTCCGATCTCGACCTGGCCGCGGAGGTGGACTCGGCCCTGCGCGATTTCGAGGAGATCGCCGCGCTCTCCCTGCGCAACACGATGGTGATGGACCGGCTGGAGGGCACGGGGGCGCTGGCCACATCGATCGCGCGCGACCACGGCGTGCTGGGCTACGTGGCGCGAGCCTCCGGCATCGACGCGGACGCGCGGCGGGACCATCCGTTCGCGGCCTACCGTGACCTGGAGGTCCGCGTGCCCGTCCACCAGGCGGGCGACGTCAAGGCCCGCACGCTGGTGCGTCTCGAGGAGGCGCGTGAGTCGGCGCGGCTGATCCGCGAGGCGGTGCCCCGGCTCCCCGCCGGTCCGCGGGTCGCCCCGCTCGGCCCGCTCCCGGCCTTCGAGCCCGCCTTCGCGCTGGTGGAAGGCTGGCGCGGCGGCATCCTCCACTGGGTGATGGCGGACGAGGCCGGCCGCCTGCACCGGGTCAAGATCATGGACCCGTCGTTCCTGAACTGGCGGCCGCTGTCCCACGCGCTCCTGCGCAACATCGTTCCGGACTTCCCGCTCTGCAACAAGTCGTTCAACCAGTCCTACTCGGGCAACGACTTGTGA
- a CDS encoding TPM domain-containing protein codes for MLRRIAPALLLLVLLAGPGMAALRIPPPPDRRVNDYAGVLSAADRDRLEQKLIAGEAGSRNQIVVAIFRSLQGESLEDYSIRLAQAWRIGQKGLDNGVIFLVFLDDRKTRIEVGYGLEGNLTDAISSSILRDVVAPRFREGRIADGIGAGLDAIERAIAGTYVRPPAADRGKRAGEIGARELLALAFVLFLIFAIVQSRMQTNAVRRRGWTGSSRGWGGPFIGGGFGGGGFGGGSSSGGGFSGGGGSFGGGGSSGSW; via the coding sequence GTGCTCCGTCGCATCGCGCCCGCCTTGCTGCTGCTCGTCCTGCTGGCGGGTCCGGGGATGGCGGCCCTCCGCATCCCGCCGCCGCCCGATCGGCGGGTGAACGACTACGCGGGGGTGCTCTCCGCCGCCGACCGCGACCGCCTCGAGCAGAAGCTGATCGCGGGCGAGGCGGGCAGCCGCAACCAGATCGTGGTGGCGATCTTCCGCTCGCTGCAGGGCGAGAGCCTGGAGGACTACTCCATCCGCCTCGCCCAGGCCTGGCGCATCGGGCAGAAGGGCCTCGACAACGGAGTGATCTTCCTCGTCTTCCTCGACGACCGGAAGACGCGCATCGAGGTCGGCTACGGGCTCGAGGGCAACCTGACCGATGCCATCTCGTCTTCCATCCTGCGCGACGTCGTCGCGCCCCGCTTCCGCGAGGGGCGCATCGCCGACGGCATCGGCGCCGGGCTCGACGCCATCGAGCGCGCCATCGCCGGCACCTACGTGCGGCCGCCCGCCGCCGACCGCGGCAAGCGTGCGGGAGAGATCGGCGCCCGCGAGCTGCTCGCGCTGGCCTTCGTGCTGTTCCTGATCTTCGCGATCGTGCAGAGCCGGATGCAGACCAACGCCGTGCGACGGCGTGGCTGGACCGGTAGCTCGCGCGGCTGGGGCGGGCCGTTCATCGGCGGCGGCTTCGGCGGGGGCGGGTTCGGCGGAGGCAGCAGCAGCGGCGGCGGCTTCAGCGGGGGCGGCGGCAGCTTCGGCGGCGGCGGCTCGAGCGGGAGCTGGTGA